The window TGGCTATAAAATGCCAGAATTGTATAGAATAGGTGATTTGAAGGGAGTTTTGAAGTACTTACCAACAACGGATTTGCAAATCAACCATAAATAAATTTTTACAATTAAAGTTTTAACGTTTAACGAAAATGAAAAAAATGATTTTAAACTTTGGAAGTTCACTGCTCTCTAGAGACCAGATGAAGAAAATAAAGGGTGGAAATGATTCAGCAGATGATGCACCGAATAACTGCCGTTCAAATTGTAATAACAATGAGGATTGTGCGAGTGGGGGACCAAATGGCTGCATCATGTGTGCAAGTTTTAAATGTGTGTAGTTTAACTTATATAGTTTATTTAGCCATTCATTCATAAAACTTAAAGGTCCATAGAATAAAAACAATGTAAATTTTATTTTAAAATGAAAAACACAAAACTATTCAATTTTACGTCTAAACTTAGTCGTGATGAAATGAAAAAAATTGCAGGTGGTACTGAAGATGGAAGTGTTGAAGGCAATCCAACTTGTGGAATTGCATGCAGTGGAGGGTGCAGACCATCAAGTGACGGTTGTTCAAAATGTGGTAGTAACGGACTCTGTCAATCATAATTAGCAGTAGTCGATTCTTAAAACTGTAGGTTGGACTTTTTGGCATGACTAATTAGTTCACTTACAGTTTTATAATCAATTTCACGTATTTCGTACTTTTAACTACACAAAATGAAAAATATATTAAAATATTTACTTCTTATCTTTTTCCCATTAAGTATTCAAGCACAAAAGCCTTTCTTAGTAAGAATACAATTTCCCAAAAATATTAATGTTGAAAACATAAGAATTGGTTACGAAAATGGTAATGAAAGGATAAGTTTTCCAACAAAGTTTATTGACAATAAAATTACTGTGTCGGGGACCTATTATTCCAAATATCTAACGCTTTGGATTTACGACGATTTAAAGGATAGTTATGTAAATTGGACTTATTTTTGGATAGATGGGTCAAAAGCTTCTATTTCGTTTACAACGACAGATACTTCCCAAAATATTTTGAAAAAATTTATTCTAAAAAATGCTTTTAGTCTTGACATCGTTGGAAAAAAACATAATTCTTTTGTAAGAACAGAATTAGAACAATATAAGAACTTTTATGAGAAATACTTCAGTCCAAATTATAAAGGGAAGTACACAGATTCTTTGAATAAAGTTTTTAATGGCATATTCTTAAACCTTTGTCTGAAAGATATCTCGTTTATAAAAGCAAATGGAAATCAATATTATGCTTTTGATTATTTCAGAAGAAACCTTGCACCACTCAGAGAAATAAACCCCGATACTTTATTGTCAATTTTCAATACTTCATTCCCAAAATCATATAAAGAGAGTTTTGAGGGAAAAGAGACAGAAATTTTTTTAAAAGGTAAAGTTTTGAAGAAGAATGCAATCGCTCCTATAATCAAAGCTGCTGATTACTACTCAAAAGAAGAATTATCGCTCATAAATAAAAAATATACACTATTAGTTTTTTGGGCTTCTTGGTGCAAGCCTTGCATAGCCGAAATTCCTAAGATTAAAGAATTACATAAATTTTATCAGACTGATAACTTAAAAATAATTTATGTAACGCTTGATGAAGACTCAACAAAGTTTTTGCAAGCGGTAAAGAAGTATGATTTAAGTTGGAATCATGTTTATGGAGATAAAAAATTCATTAAGAGTTTTGGTGTGCTTGGTATTC of the Emticicia oligotrophica DSM 17448 genome contains:
- a CDS encoding TlpA family protein disulfide reductase; translation: MKNILKYLLLIFFPLSIQAQKPFLVRIQFPKNINVENIRIGYENGNERISFPTKFIDNKITVSGTYYSKYLTLWIYDDLKDSYVNWTYFWIDGSKASISFTTTDTSQNILKKFILKNAFSLDIVGKKHNSFVRTELEQYKNFYEKYFSPNYKGKYTDSLNKVFNGIFLNLCLKDISFIKANGNQYYAFDYFRRNLAPLREINPDTLLSIFNTSFPKSYKESFEGKETEIFLKGKVLKKNAIAPIIKAADYYSKEELSLINKKYTLLVFWASWCKPCIAEIPKIKELHKFYQTDNLKIIYVTLDEDSTKFLQAVKKYDLSWNHVYGDKKFIKSFGVLGIPQIFLIDSLGKIAYSREEEKDFKSELPILEAILEEKL